The following are from one region of the Segatella oris genome:
- a CDS encoding peptidylprolyl isomerase, whose translation MAALGKIRSKGAFLMGIIGLGLFAFIAEEAFRSCESTRNNARQQVGEVLGEKINVNEFQKLVDEYTEVIKMQQGAEALNDEQLNQVKDMVWNTFVQTKIVEHEAKQLGLRVTDAELQNVLKAGTNPMLLQTPFVNQQTGRFDANALQKFLAEYDTQRSANPQMAQQYETIYKYWTFIEKTLRQQLLAQKYQSLLAHCLLSNPVEAKMAFKEENNESNIQLAAFPYSSIQDDKVQITESDLKAKYDELKPRFQQYVESRDIKYVDFQVTPSAADKNALQKEFAGYAKDLASAEDPSAVVRKSSSLVNYLGIPVGKTAFPSDIAAKLDSMAVGHTSGIIENTMDNTLNVIRLIAKQQLPDSIEYRQIQVGGASADVAHKSADSIYAALKAGADFEAVAKKYGQTGQKAWMTTQQYQSAPSMDNDTKNYITSLNMMAVNETKNIVLPQGNIIVQVLSRKAMTDKYIAAVIKKNIVFSNETYSKAYNKFSSFVSANQTGDDIIKNAAKNGYRVQEANDITTAQHYLANIHGTRDALKWLFEAKQGAVSQMYTCGDNDHLLVAVLTKIHPVGYRSLDDSQVKEMVKAEVMKDKKAEMLMSKLNGVSTLAAAKAKGAKVADVNQVTFAAPVFVTLTGASEPALSGAVYATAKGKFSTKAVKGNAGVYMFQVTNKTMRPGKFDDKTMEQKLRQKTMQYAGNFMNELYINAKVVDNRYLFF comes from the coding sequence ATGGCAGCATTAGGAAAAATTAGAAGCAAAGGCGCCTTTCTGATGGGTATCATTGGATTGGGTCTTTTTGCATTCATTGCTGAAGAGGCCTTTCGCTCTTGTGAGTCGACTCGTAACAATGCGCGTCAGCAGGTAGGAGAGGTTTTGGGAGAGAAGATTAATGTGAATGAATTCCAAAAACTTGTTGATGAGTACACTGAAGTTATCAAGATGCAGCAGGGTGCTGAGGCTTTGAATGACGAGCAACTCAACCAGGTAAAGGACATGGTATGGAACACCTTCGTGCAGACGAAGATTGTAGAGCACGAGGCTAAGCAGCTTGGTCTCCGTGTCACAGATGCTGAATTGCAGAATGTGCTGAAAGCAGGTACCAACCCAATGTTGCTTCAGACACCTTTCGTTAATCAGCAGACCGGCCGCTTCGATGCAAATGCATTGCAGAAGTTCTTGGCTGAATATGACACACAACGTTCGGCTAATCCGCAAATGGCTCAGCAGTATGAAACCATCTATAAGTATTGGACATTCATTGAAAAGACACTTCGTCAGCAGCTTCTGGCACAGAAATACCAGAGCTTGCTTGCACATTGTCTCCTGTCAAACCCAGTAGAGGCAAAGATGGCATTCAAGGAGGAGAACAATGAAAGCAATATCCAACTTGCTGCATTCCCTTACAGTTCAATCCAGGATGACAAGGTTCAGATTACAGAGTCTGACCTTAAGGCCAAGTATGATGAACTGAAACCACGTTTCCAGCAGTATGTAGAGAGTCGCGACATCAAGTATGTTGATTTTCAGGTTACACCTTCTGCAGCTGATAAGAATGCGCTTCAAAAGGAGTTTGCCGGATATGCCAAGGACCTTGCTTCAGCAGAAGATCCTTCCGCGGTTGTGCGCAAGAGCTCCTCACTTGTGAACTATCTGGGTATTCCTGTCGGTAAGACTGCTTTCCCCTCGGATATTGCAGCAAAACTTGACTCTATGGCTGTTGGTCATACGTCTGGTATTATAGAGAATACAATGGACAACACTTTGAATGTTATCCGACTGATTGCTAAGCAGCAGTTGCCTGATTCCATTGAGTATCGCCAGATACAAGTCGGTGGTGCAAGTGCGGATGTTGCTCACAAATCTGCCGATTCTATCTATGCAGCATTAAAGGCCGGAGCTGATTTTGAGGCTGTAGCTAAGAAGTATGGGCAGACTGGTCAGAAGGCATGGATGACCACACAGCAGTATCAGAGCGCGCCTTCTATGGACAATGACACCAAGAACTATATCACAAGTCTGAATATGATGGCTGTCAATGAGACCAAGAATATCGTCTTGCCACAGGGCAATATCATTGTTCAGGTGCTCAGCCGTAAGGCCATGACCGACAAGTATATTGCTGCTGTTATCAAGAAGAATATTGTCTTCTCTAATGAAACTTACAGCAAGGCTTATAACAAATTCTCTTCATTCGTGAGCGCCAATCAGACGGGAGATGATATCATCAAGAATGCAGCTAAGAATGGTTATAGGGTGCAGGAAGCCAATGATATTACAACAGCTCAGCATTATTTGGCCAATATCCACGGCACTCGTGATGCATTGAAGTGGCTCTTTGAGGCAAAGCAGGGCGCGGTTTCTCAAATGTACACCTGTGGTGATAATGATCATCTTCTCGTTGCTGTTCTCACCAAAATCCACCCTGTAGGCTATCGTTCTTTGGATGATTCTCAAGTAAAGGAAATGGTGAAAGCCGAAGTAATGAAAGACAAGAAGGCTGAAATGCTTATGAGTAAGTTGAACGGTGTGAGCACACTTGCTGCTGCCAAGGCAAAGGGAGCAAAGGTTGCCGATGTAAATCAAGTCACTTTTGCTGCTCCCGTGTTCGTTACGCTTACGGGTGCAAGCGAGCCAGCTTTGAGCGGTGCAGTCTATGCAACAGCTAAAGGTAAGTTCTCAACAAAAGCTGTGAAGGGCAACGCCGGTGTCTATATGTTCCAGGTTACCAATAAGACCATGCGTCCGGGTAAGTTTGACGACAAGACCATGGAGCAGAAGTTACGCCAGAAGACTATGCAGTATGCCGGCAACTTCATGAATGAACTCTACATCAACGCTAAGGTTGTTGATAACAGATATCTCTTCTTCTGA
- a CDS encoding hemolysin family protein, translating to MNETIDIPLVIGILGTMAFSAFFSGMEIAFVSSNRMLFEVDKERHGVATRLINFFYRHPNDFVSTMLVGNNVVLVIYGILIARFFDNSIFHGFTPAFTVPADTVLSTVIMLFTGEFLPKILFKSNPNGLMTLFSPMAFLFYIVLWPISRFATFLAKLLLRLVGIKMEKEDNEEEFSKIDLDYLVQSSIDNAKSDDEIDDEVKIFQNALEFSETKVRDCMIPRTEINAVEYDCTVADLMQKFIESGNSKIIVYRGDIDHIEGYIHSSEMFRTAGKDWHESVRTMPFVPETMAAQKLMKTFLQSKKSLGVVVDEFGGTSGIVSLEDIVEEIFGDIEDEHDSNKYVAKKMSDNEYLLSARLEIDKVNDMFNLGLPEDDDYKTVGGFILNFYQSFPKLNEVVKIGHFSFKIIKSTMTKIELVKLTVL from the coding sequence ATGAATGAAACCATAGATATTCCTTTGGTAATCGGCATTTTGGGCACGATGGCATTTTCTGCTTTCTTCTCGGGAATGGAGATTGCTTTCGTTTCCAGTAATCGTATGCTTTTTGAAGTTGATAAAGAGAGACATGGTGTGGCAACGCGGCTCATTAATTTCTTTTATCGTCATCCCAATGATTTCGTGAGTACGATGCTTGTTGGAAACAATGTCGTGCTTGTCATTTATGGTATTCTGATAGCCCGTTTCTTTGACAATTCAATCTTCCATGGGTTTACTCCGGCTTTTACGGTCCCTGCCGATACGGTTCTTTCAACGGTGATTATGCTCTTTACGGGGGAATTCTTGCCGAAAATACTTTTCAAAAGCAATCCGAACGGGCTGATGACGCTCTTCTCTCCAATGGCATTCCTTTTTTACATCGTGCTTTGGCCAATCAGTCGTTTCGCGACTTTTCTTGCGAAGTTACTGTTGAGATTAGTCGGTATTAAAATGGAAAAGGAGGATAACGAGGAAGAATTTTCTAAGATAGATCTTGATTATCTTGTCCAGTCCAGTATTGATAATGCAAAGTCTGATGATGAGATTGATGATGAAGTGAAGATATTCCAGAACGCTTTGGAGTTTTCGGAAACAAAGGTGCGCGACTGTATGATTCCTCGTACAGAAATCAATGCTGTCGAATATGATTGCACTGTAGCTGACCTCATGCAGAAGTTTATTGAAAGTGGGAATAGTAAAATCATCGTTTACCGTGGTGATATTGACCATATAGAAGGCTATATTCACTCATCGGAAATGTTTCGGACGGCAGGGAAAGATTGGCATGAGTCTGTTCGGACAATGCCTTTTGTGCCCGAAACAATGGCAGCTCAGAAATTGATGAAGACCTTTTTGCAGAGTAAGAAAAGCCTTGGCGTCGTGGTTGATGAGTTTGGAGGAACAAGTGGTATCGTGTCTTTAGAGGATATTGTGGAAGAGATATTCGGCGATATCGAAGATGAACACGACAGCAATAAATATGTTGCCAAGAAGATGAGCGACAATGAATATCTCCTGTCTGCACGCTTGGAGATTGACAAGGTGAATGATATGTTCAATCTTGGTTTGCCTGAAGATGATGATTATAAAACGGTCGGTGGCTTTATCCTGAACTTTTATCAGAGTTTTCCCAAGCTTAATGAGGTCGTGAAAATCGGCCATTTCAGTTTCAAGATTATCAAGAGCACAATGACAAAGATCGAGTTGGTGAAGCTTACAGTCTTGTGA